Proteins from a genomic interval of Pseudomonas anuradhapurensis:
- a CDS encoding mechanosensitive ion channel family protein, giving the protein MSDRIIALFAETTLFGISILNLLLALAVSIVTFLVARAAISFVLRRVRRWSEHDGVLSQVLAKVLAGTSNFLLLLASLLVGLSMLDLPERWLTRVGSLWFVVAALQIGLWANRAIGLGLSRYFARHSSSGLNQGSALATLSAWGARVLLWSVVLLAMLSNLGVNITAFVASLGVGGIAVALAVQNILGDLFASLSIAVDKPFEVGDFIVIGPLAGTVEHVGLKTTRIRSLGGEQIVMANASMISSTIQNYKRLQERRIVFEFGLSYDTPTEAVKKAPAIVEEAIKAQDQVRFDRAHLRGFGKEALEFECVYIVKDPGYNLYMDIQQAINFHLLERFSKIGAQFAVPVRAIKVTALPEEARVQGQGRGSLGIRGA; this is encoded by the coding sequence ATGAGTGACCGCATCATCGCACTGTTCGCCGAGACCACGCTGTTCGGCATTTCCATCCTCAACCTGTTGCTGGCATTGGCCGTTTCCATCGTCACCTTCCTGGTCGCGCGGGCGGCCATCAGCTTCGTGCTGCGCCGGGTCCGGCGCTGGTCCGAACACGACGGCGTACTCAGCCAGGTGCTGGCCAAGGTGCTCGCGGGCACCAGCAATTTCCTCTTGTTGCTCGCCTCGTTGCTGGTCGGCCTGAGCATGCTCGACCTGCCCGAGCGCTGGCTGACGCGGGTCGGCAGCCTGTGGTTCGTGGTCGCGGCGTTGCAGATTGGGTTGTGGGCCAACCGGGCCATCGGCCTGGGCCTGAGCCGCTACTTCGCGCGGCACAGCAGCAGTGGGCTCAACCAGGGCAGCGCGCTGGCCACCTTGTCAGCCTGGGGCGCGCGGGTATTGCTGTGGTCCGTGGTGCTGCTGGCGATGCTGTCCAACCTGGGCGTCAATATTACCGCCTTCGTCGCCAGCCTGGGTGTGGGCGGCATCGCCGTCGCGCTGGCAGTGCAGAACATCCTCGGTGACCTGTTCGCCTCGTTGTCGATCGCCGTGGACAAGCCCTTCGAAGTGGGCGACTTCATCGTCATCGGCCCGCTGGCCGGTACGGTGGAACACGTCGGGCTGAAGACCACGCGCATCCGCAGCCTGGGTGGCGAGCAGATCGTGATGGCCAACGCCAGCATGATCAGCAGCACCATCCAGAACTACAAACGCCTGCAGGAGCGGCGCATCGTGTTCGAGTTCGGCCTGTCGTACGACACGCCCACCGAGGCGGTGAAGAAGGCACCGGCGATCGTCGAGGAAGCCATCAAGGCGCAGGACCAGGTCCGCTTCGATCGCGCTCACCTGCGCGGTTTCGGCAAGGAAGCGCTGGAGTTCGAGTGCGTGTACATCGTCAAGGACCCGGGATACAACCTGTACATGGACATCCAGCAGGCCATCAATTTCCACCTGCTCGAGCGCTTCTCGAAGATCGGCGCCCAGTTTGCCGTGCCGGTACGCGCCATCAAGGTCACTGCCCTGCCAGAAGAGGCCCGTGTCCAAGGGCAGGGCCGCGGGAGCCTGGGTATTCGTGGAGCATGA